Proteins found in one Paraburkholderia caballeronis genomic segment:
- the coxB gene encoding cytochrome c oxidase subunit II, which produces MENLGKEAMKTIKRALAGVLACSGLLFAGAALAVGDSPGGPRVNQINLQTPVTPIAEELFSLHMLMLLLCLLIFVGVFSVMFYSIFAHRRSKGYKAAHFHESTTVEIIWTIVPFIIVVLMALPATRTVVAMKDTSNADLTVKVTGYQWKWGYDYVKGPGEGISFLSTLSTPRSEVNNRAPITDTYLQEVDNPLVVPVDRKVRIITTANDVVHSWFVPAFGVKQDAIPGFLRDTWFKATKVGTYRGFCTELCGKEHAFMPVVVEVLSDDDYAKWVDTQKKKMAAGADDPNRTYTLAELKERGEKVYMANCAVCHQPTGKGAGAFPALDGSKIVNGPIAEHVSLVLKGKNAMPSWAPTLSDVEIASVITFERNAWDNHTNDILQPRQVADARNGKLPEGGNHLAEGAGAAAASDTQAASAAPDASAAQNTASLPASIYFDTGKSTLPADAQAAIQAAADYAKAHPDAKFALSGYTDATGSADANAELAKRRAQAVRDALKAAGIAEDRIILKKPETITGGSDAKEARRVEIGPAA; this is translated from the coding sequence ATGGAAAATTTGGGTAAGGAAGCCATGAAAACAATCAAGCGAGCCCTCGCGGGTGTGCTGGCGTGCAGCGGACTCCTGTTCGCCGGCGCGGCCCTGGCGGTCGGAGACAGCCCGGGCGGACCCCGCGTCAACCAGATCAACCTGCAGACGCCGGTCACGCCGATTGCCGAAGAACTGTTCAGCCTGCACATGCTGATGCTGCTGCTGTGCCTGCTGATCTTCGTCGGCGTGTTCAGCGTGATGTTCTATTCGATCTTCGCGCACCGCCGGTCGAAGGGCTACAAGGCCGCCCATTTCCACGAAAGCACCACGGTCGAGATCATCTGGACGATCGTGCCGTTCATCATCGTCGTGCTGATGGCGCTGCCCGCGACGCGCACCGTCGTCGCGATGAAGGACACGTCGAACGCGGACCTCACCGTGAAGGTCACCGGCTACCAGTGGAAGTGGGGCTACGACTACGTGAAGGGGCCGGGCGAGGGCATCAGCTTCCTGTCCACGCTGTCCACGCCGCGCAGCGAGGTGAACAACCGCGCGCCGATCACCGACACGTATCTGCAGGAAGTCGACAACCCGCTCGTCGTGCCGGTCGACAGGAAAGTGCGGATCATCACCACCGCGAACGACGTCGTGCACTCGTGGTTCGTGCCCGCGTTCGGCGTGAAGCAGGACGCGATTCCGGGCTTCCTGCGCGACACCTGGTTCAAGGCGACGAAGGTCGGCACCTATCGCGGCTTCTGCACCGAACTGTGCGGCAAGGAACACGCGTTCATGCCGGTCGTCGTCGAGGTGCTGTCGGACGACGACTATGCGAAGTGGGTCGATACGCAGAAGAAAAAAATGGCGGCCGGCGCCGACGATCCGAACCGCACGTATACGCTCGCGGAACTGAAGGAGCGCGGCGAAAAGGTGTACATGGCGAACTGCGCGGTGTGCCACCAGCCGACCGGCAAGGGCGCGGGCGCGTTCCCGGCGCTCGACGGCAGCAAGATCGTCAACGGGCCGATCGCCGAGCACGTGAGCCTCGTGCTGAAGGGCAAGAACGCGATGCCGTCGTGGGCGCCGACGCTGTCCGACGTCGAGATCGCATCGGTGATCACGTTCGAGCGCAACGCGTGGGACAACCACACGAACGACATCCTGCAGCCGCGCCAGGTCGCGGACGCGCGCAACGGCAAGCTGCCCGAGGGCGGCAACCATCTCGCGGAAGGCGCGGGCGCCGCCGCGGCGTCGGACACCCAGGCGGCGAGCGCCGCGCCCGACGCTTCGGCTGCGCAGAACACCGCATCGCTGCCCGCGTCGATCTACTTCGACACCGGCAAGAGCACGCTGCCCGCGGACGCGCAGGCCGCGATCCAGGCGGCCGCCGACTACGCAAAGGCGCATCCGGACGCGAAGTTCGCGCTGTCCGGCTACACCGATGCGACGGGCTCGGCCGATGCGAACGCCGAACTCGCGAAGCGCCGCGCACAGGCGGTGCGCGATGCGCTGAAGGCGGCGGGCATCGCGGAGGACCGCATCATTCTGAAGAAGCCGGAGACGATCACCGGCGGCAGCGACGCGAAGGAAGCGCGTCGTGTGGAAATCGGTCCGGCGGCCTGA
- a CDS encoding DUF2244 domain-containing protein gives MQASDLLTSPEPVLKDWTMKRNCSVSPRQYVIFFASLALVSLAIAVLLWLNGAWLVLPFTGIELVVVGGAFAIHARHAVDYERIRLYPNRLVIEQVSADRLTQFEFNPRWVRVEPGASRRAPVRLVSRGQTVAVGLHLAQDRRAQFARELRMWLARS, from the coding sequence ATGCAGGCGTCTGATCTGCTGACGAGTCCGGAGCCGGTCCTGAAAGACTGGACCATGAAGCGCAACTGCTCGGTCTCGCCCCGGCAATACGTCATCTTCTTCGCATCGCTGGCTCTCGTCTCCCTTGCAATCGCCGTGCTGCTATGGCTCAACGGCGCATGGCTGGTGCTCCCCTTCACCGGCATCGAGCTGGTGGTCGTGGGCGGCGCCTTCGCCATCCATGCGCGCCATGCTGTCGATTACGAACGTATCAGGCTGTACCCGAACCGGCTGGTGATCGAACAGGTGAGCGCAGACAGGCTCACGCAGTTCGAATTCAATCCCCGCTGGGTCCGGGTCGAGCCGGGCGCGTCGCGGCGCGCTCCGGTGCGGCTCGTGTCCCGCGGCCAGACGGTCGCCGTCGGGCTGCATCTCGCGCAGGATCGTCGTGCGCAGTTCGCACGGGAATTGCGCATGTGGCTCGCGCGTAGCTAG
- a CDS encoding methyltransferase domain-containing protein, which yields MSPSSARPGRPAYDSRRVRQIFDRRAATFDEVAFLPREIAQRMRERLDYIKIAPTSVLDIGCGPGDDLPDLRTRFPDAPVFGADLSHAMLLRATHNDAGDTSWRRFLPASIGKALGARGPRFAEADFAALPFASDAFELLWSNLALHWHPRPDLVFGEWQRVLKVSGLLMFSTLGPDTLKELRGVYAEVEAAHGVPTRAHVVDFVDMHDLGDMLVENGFEIPVMDQETLTVTYPSADKLLADVRRWGAYPFERDREATHAAKRLHRALVAALEARRRDDGTIPLTFEIIYGHAWKAVPRRTAEGHGIVRIEDIGRGPASHR from the coding sequence ATGTCTCCGTCTTCAGCAAGACCCGGCCGTCCGGCCTACGATTCCCGACGCGTGCGTCAGATTTTCGATCGCCGCGCGGCGACCTTCGACGAGGTCGCGTTCCTGCCGCGCGAGATCGCGCAACGCATGCGCGAGCGGCTCGACTACATCAAGATCGCCCCGACCAGCGTGCTCGACATCGGCTGCGGCCCCGGCGACGACCTGCCGGATCTTCGCACGCGTTTTCCTGATGCGCCGGTGTTCGGCGCGGACCTGTCGCACGCGATGCTGCTACGCGCGACGCATAACGACGCCGGCGACACGAGCTGGCGCCGCTTTCTTCCCGCCTCGATCGGCAAGGCGCTCGGCGCGCGCGGCCCGCGTTTTGCCGAAGCCGATTTCGCGGCGCTGCCGTTCGCGTCCGACGCGTTCGAACTGCTGTGGTCGAACCTCGCATTGCACTGGCATCCGCGCCCGGACCTCGTGTTCGGCGAATGGCAGCGCGTGCTGAAGGTGAGCGGCCTTCTGATGTTCAGCACGCTCGGCCCCGACACGCTGAAGGAATTGCGCGGCGTCTACGCGGAAGTCGAGGCGGCGCACGGCGTGCCGACGCGCGCGCACGTCGTCGATTTCGTCGACATGCACGACCTCGGCGACATGCTGGTCGAGAACGGTTTCGAGATCCCGGTGATGGACCAGGAGACGCTGACCGTCACGTATCCGTCCGCGGACAAACTGCTCGCGGACGTGCGCCGCTGGGGCGCGTATCCGTTCGAGCGCGATCGCGAAGCGACGCACGCGGCGAAGCGGCTTCATCGCGCGCTCGTTGCGGCGCTCGAAGCGCGCCGCCGCGACGACGGCACGATCCCGCTCACCTTCGAGATCATCTACGGACACGCATGGAAGGCGGTGCCGCGCAGGACTGCCGAAGGGCATGGAATCGTGCGGATCGAGGACATCGGACGAGGCCCCGCGAGCCATCGTTGA
- a CDS encoding ComF family protein — MPPSPLHPDRFRPAARIRVAGVRVCQGVRQQWPRFAQFVLPNRCSLCGNLSQTTLCAACDAAYWNEPRLRCAVCAVPLNGSWRTAARGYRCSDCAEAPPPFDATLTLADYRAPLDLLARRLKFRARVALGHEFALRLAHAATDALDPADPPDLIAPVPLSRRRLIERGYNQAWQIAKPLARALHVRADATLARRIAHTAPQSRLDRETRRRNVAGAFAVTKPVRGLHVAVVDDVMTSGATLEALARTLKTAGARRVTNFVALRTPKT, encoded by the coding sequence ATGCCGCCGTCCCCGCTCCACCCCGATCGTTTCCGCCCCGCCGCGCGGATTCGCGTCGCGGGTGTCCGCGTCTGTCAGGGTGTCCGGCAGCAGTGGCCGCGGTTCGCGCAGTTCGTTCTGCCCAATCGGTGTTCATTATGCGGCAATTTGTCGCAAACGACGCTGTGCGCGGCCTGCGACGCCGCGTACTGGAACGAACCGCGGCTGCGCTGCGCGGTTTGCGCGGTGCCGCTGAACGGCTCGTGGCGCACGGCGGCGCGCGGCTACCGCTGTAGCGACTGCGCGGAAGCGCCGCCGCCGTTCGACGCGACGCTGACACTCGCCGACTACCGCGCGCCGCTCGACCTGCTCGCGCGGCGGCTGAAGTTCCGCGCGCGCGTCGCGCTCGGCCACGAATTCGCGCTGCGGCTCGCGCACGCGGCAACCGACGCGCTCGATCCAGCCGATCCGCCGGACCTGATCGCGCCGGTGCCCCTGTCGCGCCGGCGGCTGATCGAGCGCGGCTACAACCAGGCGTGGCAGATCGCAAAGCCGCTGGCCCGCGCGCTGCACGTACGCGCGGACGCGACGCTCGCGCGACGCATCGCCCATACCGCGCCGCAATCGCGGCTAGACCGGGAAACGCGCCGCCGCAACGTCGCCGGCGCATTCGCGGTGACGAAGCCGGTGCGCGGCCTGCACGTCGCGGTCGTGGACGACGTGATGACGTCCGGCGCGACGCTCGAAGCACTCGCGCGCACGCTGAAAACCGCCGGCGCGCGGCGCGTGACGAACTTCGTCGCGCTGCGCACCCCGAAAACCTGA
- the trmL gene encoding tRNA (uridine(34)/cytosine(34)/5-carboxymethylaminomethyluridine(34)-2'-O)-methyltransferase TrmL, which translates to MFNVVLVEPEIPPNTGNVIRLCANTGARLHLIEPLGFPLDDAKMRRAGLDYHEYAQMHVHRDWQAFVAAETPDPTRMFAFTTRGSGRFHAHAFEPGDWFVFGAETRGLPDAVLDHFAPAQRVRLPMRPGNRSLNLSNTVAVVVFEAWRQTGFEGGE; encoded by the coding sequence ATGTTCAATGTCGTTCTCGTCGAACCGGAAATTCCGCCGAACACCGGCAACGTGATCCGCCTGTGCGCGAACACCGGCGCGCGGCTGCATCTGATCGAACCGCTCGGCTTCCCGCTCGACGACGCGAAGATGCGCCGCGCCGGTCTCGACTATCACGAGTACGCGCAAATGCACGTGCATCGCGACTGGCAAGCATTCGTCGCCGCCGAAACGCCGGATCCGACGCGGATGTTCGCGTTCACGACGCGCGGCTCCGGTCGATTTCACGCGCATGCGTTCGAGCCGGGCGACTGGTTCGTGTTCGGCGCGGAGACGCGCGGCCTGCCGGACGCGGTGCTGGATCATTTCGCGCCCGCGCAGCGCGTAAGGCTGCCGATGCGGCCGGGCAACCGCAGCCTGAACCTGTCGAACACGGTCGCGGTGGTCGTGTTCGAGGCGTGGCGGCAGACGGGGTTCGAAGGCGGGGAATGA
- a CDS encoding O-acetyl-ADP-ribose deacetylase, whose translation MLTIGNCGIEGRIVDITTLAVDAIVNAANPSLLGGGGVDGAIHRAAGPELLRECETLGGCATGDAKVTRGYRLPAKLVIHAVGPVWHGGSRREAELLASCYRRSLACAREAGCTSVAFPAISCGVYRFPPDDAVRIATQTVIDTVAATPELTHVIFACFDDAMYARYRRELAQLDT comes from the coding sequence ATGCTCACCATCGGAAACTGCGGGATCGAAGGGCGCATCGTCGACATCACGACGCTCGCCGTCGATGCGATCGTCAACGCGGCGAACCCGTCGCTGCTGGGCGGCGGCGGCGTCGACGGCGCGATTCATCGGGCCGCCGGACCGGAACTGCTGCGCGAGTGCGAAACGCTGGGCGGCTGCGCCACCGGCGACGCGAAAGTCACGCGCGGTTATCGCCTGCCCGCGAAGCTCGTGATCCACGCCGTCGGCCCCGTGTGGCACGGCGGCTCGCGGCGCGAGGCCGAACTGCTCGCGTCGTGTTATCGCCGGTCGCTCGCGTGCGCGCGCGAAGCCGGTTGCACGAGCGTCGCGTTTCCGGCGATCAGTTGCGGCGTCTATCGCTTTCCGCCCGACGATGCGGTGCGCATCGCGACGCAGACGGTGATCGACACGGTCGCCGCCACGCCCGAACTGACGCACGTGATCTTCGCGTGTTTCGACGACGCGATGTACGCGCGCTACCGGCGCGAACTCGCGCAGCTCGACACGTAA
- a CDS encoding NAD(P)H-dependent glycerol-3-phosphate dehydrogenase, which produces MKVAVLGAGAWGTALAGHLATAHDTVLWARDTALIDTLRTTHENARYLAGVLLPDSLRYETSLDAALGHAVDDAALVVVATPVAGLRGLLRAMRDAGKVPAHFVWLCKGFEADTQLLPHQVVAAELPAHRSNGVLSGPSFAREVGEGLPVALTVASASAACRERTLAAFHHRAMRIYTGDDIVGVEVGGAVKNVLAIATGISDGLGLGLNARAALITRGLAEMSRLGVTLGGRAETFMGLTGLGDLILTATGDLSRNRTVGMQLAKGRTLDDVLGGLGHVAEGVRCAQAVLAIARAHAIDMPITQAVCAVLFEGVAPRDAVSALLRRDAKAE; this is translated from the coding sequence ATGAAGGTTGCCGTCCTCGGCGCCGGCGCGTGGGGCACCGCGCTGGCCGGTCATCTGGCCACCGCGCACGACACGGTGCTGTGGGCGCGCGACACCGCGCTCATCGACACGCTGCGCACCACGCACGAAAACGCCCGCTATCTGGCGGGCGTTTTGCTGCCTGATTCCCTGCGCTACGAAACCTCGCTCGACGCGGCGCTCGGCCATGCAGTGGACGACGCCGCGCTCGTCGTCGTCGCGACGCCGGTCGCGGGCCTGCGCGGCCTGCTGCGCGCGATGCGCGACGCCGGCAAGGTGCCCGCGCATTTCGTGTGGCTCTGCAAAGGCTTCGAAGCGGACACGCAACTGCTGCCGCATCAGGTCGTGGCAGCCGAACTGCCTGCGCATCGCAGCAACGGCGTGCTGTCCGGACCGAGCTTCGCGCGCGAAGTCGGCGAAGGGCTGCCGGTCGCGCTGACCGTCGCGAGCGCGTCGGCCGCGTGCCGCGAACGCACGCTTGCCGCGTTCCATCATCGCGCGATGCGCATCTATACCGGCGACGACATCGTCGGCGTCGAGGTCGGCGGCGCGGTGAAGAACGTGCTTGCGATCGCCACCGGCATTTCGGACGGCCTGGGCCTCGGGCTCAACGCGCGCGCCGCGCTGATTACGCGCGGCCTCGCGGAAATGTCGCGGCTCGGCGTGACGCTCGGCGGCCGCGCGGAAACCTTCATGGGCCTGACCGGCCTCGGCGACCTGATTCTCACGGCGACAGGCGACCTGTCGCGCAACCGCACGGTCGGGATGCAGCTCGCGAAGGGCCGCACGCTCGACGACGTGCTCGGCGGGCTCGGCCACGTCGCCGAAGGCGTGCGCTGCGCGCAGGCGGTGCTCGCGATCGCGCGCGCGCATGCGATCGACATGCCGATCACGCAGGCGGTCTGCGCGGTGCTGTTCGAGGGCGTGGCGCCGCGCGACGCGGTCAGCGCGCTGTTGCGGCGCGACGCGAAAGCCGAATAG
- the secB gene encoding protein-export chaperone SecB, producing MSDENNQPFFNIQRIYLKDMSLEQPNSPGIFLEQEMPSVEVEVDVKAERLAESVFEILVTGTVTAKVSDKVAFLIEAKQAGIFDIRNIPAEQIDPLIGIACPTILFPYLRSNIADAITRAGFPPIHLAEINFQALYEQRLAQLGGQDGAAQSNATH from the coding sequence ATGTCTGACGAGAACAACCAGCCGTTCTTCAACATCCAGCGCATCTACCTCAAGGACATGTCGCTCGAACAGCCGAATTCGCCGGGGATTTTCCTCGAACAGGAAATGCCGTCGGTCGAAGTCGAAGTCGATGTGAAGGCGGAACGCCTCGCGGAATCCGTGTTCGAGATTCTCGTCACCGGCACCGTGACCGCGAAGGTGAGCGACAAGGTGGCGTTCCTGATCGAAGCGAAGCAGGCCGGCATTTTCGACATCCGCAACATCCCGGCCGAGCAGATCGATCCGCTGATCGGCATCGCCTGCCCGACGATCCTGTTCCCGTACCTGCGTTCGAACATCGCCGACGCGATCACGCGCGCGGGTTTCCCGCCGATCCACCTCGCCGAAATCAACTTCCAGGCGCTGTACGAGCAGCGTCTCGCGCAGCTCGGCGGCCAGGACGGCGCGGCGCAAAGCAACGCCACGCATTGA
- the grxC gene encoding glutaredoxin 3 has product MNKVIMYSTQVCPYCQMAERLLKSRGVEHIEKVLIDRDPARRDEMMTRTGRRTVPQVFIGETHVGGYDDLSALDRAGGLTPLLEAA; this is encoded by the coding sequence GTGAACAAGGTGATCATGTACAGCACCCAGGTGTGTCCGTATTGCCAGATGGCCGAACGTCTTTTAAAGTCGCGCGGCGTCGAACACATCGAGAAGGTGCTGATCGACAGGGATCCGGCGCGGCGCGACGAAATGATGACGCGCACCGGCCGCCGGACCGTGCCGCAGGTATTCATCGGCGAGACGCATGTTGGCGGTTACGATGACCTGTCCGCGCTCGACCGCGCGGGCGGCCTGACGCCGCTGCTCGAAGCAGCCTGA
- a CDS encoding rhodanese-like domain-containing protein, with the protein MTFFTNYINLVLIAVVLISGGMLLWPSLVRGGRGGVSAAEATQLINRRNAVVIDLRAAADFTNGHLPSARHLQFSELDAKIGQFVKNKSNPVLLVCQTGQQSHKALRIVKDAGYAEVHVLDGGVNAWQQAGMPVVKQGGSK; encoded by the coding sequence GTGACGTTCTTTACTAATTACATCAACCTTGTACTCATCGCGGTCGTCCTTATTTCCGGAGGGATGCTCCTGTGGCCGTCGCTGGTCCGCGGCGGACGCGGCGGGGTTTCCGCCGCCGAGGCGACGCAGTTGATCAACCGCCGCAACGCGGTCGTGATCGACCTGCGCGCCGCCGCCGACTTCACGAACGGACACCTGCCTTCCGCGCGTCATCTGCAATTTTCCGAGCTTGATGCGAAGATTGGCCAGTTCGTGAAGAACAAGAGCAACCCGGTGCTGCTGGTCTGTCAGACCGGCCAGCAATCCCACAAGGCGCTGCGCATCGTGAAGGATGCGGGCTACGCCGAGGTCCACGTGCTGGACGGCGGCGTCAATGCCTGGCAGCAGGCCGGCATGCCTGTCGTCAAACAAGGAGGTTCGAAGTGA
- the gpmA gene encoding 2,3-diphosphoglycerate-dependent phosphoglycerate mutase: protein MYKLVLIRHGESTWNKENRFTGWVDVDLTEQGNREAQQAGLLLKDSGYTFDIAYTSVLKRAIRTLWHVQDQMDLMYLPVVHSWRLNERHYGALSGLNKAETAAKYGDDQVLVWRRSYDTPPPALEPTDPRTSYDDPRYAKVPREQLPLAECLKDTVARVLPVWNESIAPAIKSGRRVLIAAHGNSIRALVKYLDEVSDGEIVGLNIPNGVPLVYELDENLKPLKHYYLGDPDAIAKAQAAVAKQGKAG from the coding sequence ATGTACAAACTCGTACTCATCCGCCACGGCGAATCGACGTGGAACAAGGAAAACCGCTTCACGGGCTGGGTCGACGTCGATCTGACCGAACAGGGCAACCGTGAAGCGCAGCAGGCGGGCCTGCTGCTGAAGGATTCCGGCTACACGTTCGACATCGCGTACACGTCGGTGCTGAAGCGCGCGATCCGCACGCTGTGGCACGTGCAGGACCAGATGGACCTGATGTACCTGCCGGTCGTCCATTCGTGGCGGCTGAACGAGCGCCACTACGGCGCGCTGTCCGGGCTCAACAAGGCGGAGACGGCCGCGAAGTACGGCGACGACCAGGTGCTGGTCTGGCGCCGCAGCTACGACACGCCGCCGCCCGCGCTGGAACCCACCGATCCGCGCACGTCGTACGACGACCCGCGTTACGCGAAGGTGCCGCGCGAACAGTTGCCGCTCGCCGAATGCCTGAAGGACACCGTCGCGCGCGTGCTGCCGGTCTGGAACGAGTCGATCGCGCCGGCAATCAAGTCGGGCAGGCGTGTGCTGATCGCCGCGCACGGCAATTCGATCCGCGCGCTCGTGAAGTACCTCGACGAAGTGTCGGACGGCGAGATCGTCGGCCTGAACATCCCGAACGGCGTGCCGCTCGTCTACGAACTCGACGAGAACCTGAAGCCCCTCAAGCACTACTACCTGGGCGACCCGGATGCGATCGCGAAGGCGCAGGCCGCCGTCGCGAAGCAGGGCAAGGCGGGTTAA
- a CDS encoding S41 family peptidase, producing the protein MRKNLKNIGLIAAGLATGAFATLQLSASAQQTATEPLPLDQLRLFAEVFGQIKHEYVTPVDDKKLLTAAIKGMVSSLDPHSSYLDKTDYQELQEQTKGRFAGLGIEISSEDGLIKVISPIEDTPAFRAGIRPGDLITRINDKPVRGMTLDQAVKQMRGDPGTKVTLTIFRKTDDRTFPLTVTRAIIRVQSVKAKVVQPGIGYVRITSFQERTVPDLAAKLQDIARQEPNLKGLIIDLRNNGGGLLQSAVGVAGAFLPPDSVVVSTNGQIPDSKQVYRDTYENYRLPSFDGDPLKSVPAVFKTLPIIVLTNAYSASASEIVAGALQDQHRAIILGKTTFGKGSVQTVRPMTADTALRLTTAYYYTPSGRSIQNKGIRPDLPVDQYADGDPDDALVTREVDYSNHLANTQDPNEKKEQEMREQERMDQLRQLEEQNDKKTPEQRQKDRERKPVEFGTPDDFMLQQAINKLQGKPVAESKSPMERRLAQTKPEQSASAPIAVKPALPVTPGASAPQPASDPAPQK; encoded by the coding sequence ATGCGAAAGAACCTGAAAAACATCGGCCTGATCGCCGCGGGCCTTGCTACCGGCGCATTTGCAACCTTGCAGCTTTCCGCGTCGGCCCAGCAAACCGCCACCGAGCCGCTGCCACTCGACCAGTTGCGGCTCTTCGCCGAAGTATTCGGGCAAATCAAGCATGAATACGTAACGCCGGTCGACGACAAGAAGCTTCTCACCGCCGCGATCAAGGGGATGGTGTCGAGCCTCGATCCGCACTCGTCATATCTCGACAAGACCGACTACCAGGAACTGCAGGAGCAGACGAAGGGCCGCTTCGCGGGTCTCGGCATCGAGATCTCGTCGGAAGACGGGCTCATCAAGGTCATCTCGCCGATCGAGGACACGCCCGCGTTCCGCGCCGGCATCCGTCCGGGCGACCTCATCACGCGCATCAACGACAAGCCGGTGCGCGGCATGACGCTCGACCAGGCGGTCAAGCAGATGCGCGGCGATCCTGGCACGAAGGTCACGCTGACGATCTTCCGCAAGACCGACGACCGCACGTTCCCGCTCACCGTCACGCGCGCGATCATCCGCGTGCAGAGCGTGAAGGCGAAGGTGGTGCAGCCCGGCATCGGTTATGTGCGCATCACGAGCTTCCAGGAGCGCACGGTGCCCGACCTCGCCGCGAAACTGCAGGACATCGCGCGTCAGGAGCCGAACCTGAAGGGCTTGATCATCGACCTGCGCAACAATGGCGGCGGCCTGCTGCAAAGCGCGGTCGGCGTCGCGGGCGCGTTCCTGCCGCCGGACTCGGTCGTGGTGTCGACGAACGGCCAGATCCCGGACTCGAAGCAGGTCTATCGCGACACCTACGAGAACTATCGTCTGCCGTCGTTCGACGGCGATCCGCTGAAGAGCGTGCCGGCGGTCTTCAAGACGCTGCCGATCATCGTGCTGACGAACGCGTACTCCGCGTCGGCGTCGGAGATCGTCGCGGGCGCGCTGCAGGATCAGCACCGCGCGATCATTCTCGGCAAGACGACGTTCGGCAAGGGCTCGGTGCAGACCGTGCGCCCGATGACCGCCGACACCGCGCTGCGCCTCACGACCGCGTACTACTACACGCCGAGCGGCCGCTCGATCCAGAACAAGGGCATTCGCCCGGACCTGCCGGTCGATCAGTATGCGGACGGCGATCCGGACGACGCGCTCGTCACGCGCGAAGTGGACTACTCGAACCACCTCGCGAACACGCAGGATCCGAACGAGAAGAAGGAGCAGGAGATGCGCGAGCAGGAGCGCATGGACCAGCTGCGTCAGCTCGAAGAGCAGAACGACAAGAAGACGCCGGAACAACGGCAGAAGGATCGCGAGCGCAAGCCGGTCGAATTCGGCACGCCAGACGACTTCATGCTGCAGCAGGCGATCAACAAGCTGCAAGGCAAGCCGGTGGCCGAGTCGAAGTCGCCGATGGAGCGCCGCCTCGCGCAAACGAAGCCGGAACAGTCGGCGTCCGCGCCGATCGCGGTGAAGCCGGCGCTGCCGGTGACGCCGGGCGCATCGGCGCCGCAGCCGGCATCGGATCCCGCTCCGCAGAAGTAA
- a CDS encoding HesA/MoeB/ThiF family protein, with protein sequence MNDEQLLRYSRHILVDEIGIEAQQRFLDAHAIVIGAGGLGSPAAMYLAASGVGTLTLVDDDTVDLTNLQRQIMHDTGSLGRRKVESGRDAIARLNPDVKVNPVAERIDDAWLDRTLPGATVVLDCTDNFATRHAINRACVAHGVPLVSGAALRFDGQIITFDFRDDASPCYACVFPEDQPFEEVACSTMGVFAPTVGIIGAMQAAEALRVIGAIGKPLVGRLMMLDSLRMEWNTMRVGRQPDCPVCGGAHRGHDAHQ encoded by the coding sequence ATGAACGACGAACAACTCCTCCGCTATTCACGCCACATCCTCGTCGACGAGATCGGCATCGAGGCGCAGCAGCGTTTTCTCGATGCGCATGCGATCGTGATCGGCGCGGGCGGTCTCGGTTCGCCGGCCGCGATGTACCTGGCGGCGTCGGGTGTGGGCACGCTCACGCTGGTGGACGACGACACCGTCGATCTGACGAACCTCCAGCGGCAGATCATGCACGACACCGGCTCGCTCGGCCGCCGCAAGGTCGAATCGGGCCGCGACGCGATCGCGCGGCTGAATCCCGACGTGAAGGTGAACCCGGTTGCGGAGCGCATCGACGACGCGTGGCTCGACCGCACATTGCCGGGTGCGACGGTCGTGCTCGACTGCACGGACAACTTCGCGACGCGCCACGCGATCAACCGCGCATGCGTCGCGCACGGCGTGCCGCTCGTATCGGGGGCGGCGCTGCGCTTCGACGGGCAGATCATCACCTTCGACTTTCGCGACGATGCGTCGCCGTGCTACGCGTGCGTGTTCCCCGAGGATCAACCGTTCGAGGAAGTCGCGTGCTCGACGATGGGCGTGTTCGCGCCGACGGTCGGGATCATCGGCGCGATGCAGGCAGCCGAGGCGCTGCGCGTGATCGGCGCAATCGGCAAGCCGCTGGTCGGCCGCTTGATGATGCTCGATTCGCTGCGGATGGAATGGAACACGATGCGGGTCGGCCGCCAGCCGGATTGCCCGGTATGCGGCGGCGCGCATCGCGGCCACGACGCGCACCAGTGA